One Watersipora subatra chromosome 4, tzWatSuba1.1, whole genome shotgun sequence genomic window carries:
- the LOC137395074 gene encoding NADH dehydrogenase [ubiquinone] iron-sulfur protein 3, mitochondrial-like, translating to MAAAARVFAKLPLKNSSKSCGALASVLRGKGYGREIGRPSLQLRHESTVRPVVPDVANSQLESFGRMCAEVLPKYVQQVQVSHQGELELLIAPTGVIPVLTFLKDHHNGQFLSLADIAGMDVPGRIHRFEIIYNLLSLRHNARIRVKTYTDELSPIDSCCSVFNAANWYEREIWDMYGVYFAHHPDLRRILTDYGFEGHPQRRDFPLSGYVEVRYDEDVKRVVCEPLELAQEFRKFELGSEWEQFPAHRNREAKVKQISRGDAIRNLEVPASEAIKKLTPPEK from the exons GAGCTTTAGCAAGTGTCTTGCGAGGGAAAGGTTATGGAAGAGAAATAGGCAGACCTTCTTTACAGTTGAGACACGAGTCCA CTGTGAGACCAGTGGTCCCTGATGTAGCCAACAGCCAGCTAGAGTCCTTTGGTAGAATGTGCGCTGAAGTCTTACCCAAATATGTACAG CAAGTGCAAGTGAGCCACCAAGGGGAACTCGAGTTGCTTATAGCCCCAACTGGTGTCATTCCTGTGTTGACCTTTCTCAAGGACCACCATAATGGTCAGTTTCTCAGTCTAGCCGACATTGCTGGAATGGATGTACCTGGCCGGATACACAGGTTTGAG ATTATTTATAACCTGCTCTCACTCAGGCATAATGCCAGAATTAGAGTGAAAACCTATACAGATGAACTCTCCCCTATAGACAGTTGCTGTTCAGTGTTCAATGCTGCCAACTGGTACGAGCGGGAG ATTTGGGATATGTATGGCGTCTACTTCGCTCACCATCCAGACCTTAGACGAATTTTGACGGACTATGGGTTTGAGGGTCATCCTCAAAGGAGGGATTTTCCACTAAGCGGATATGTGGAG GTTCGCTATGATGAAGATGTCAAAAGAGTCGTCTGTGAACCTCTCGAACTTGCTCAGGAGTTCAGAAAATTTGAGCTGGGAAGCGAGTGGGAGCAATTTCCTGCTCATAGAAATAGAGAGGCCAAGGTCAAACAGATATCTCGAGGAGATGCTATTCGAAACCTTGAGGTTCCAGCATCAGAGGCCATAAAGAAGCTTACACCTCCTGAGAAGTGA